In Lemur catta isolate mLemCat1 chromosome 18, mLemCat1.pri, whole genome shotgun sequence, a genomic segment contains:
- the P4HTM gene encoding transmembrane prolyl 4-hydroxylase, which produces MAAAATGQRPETAAAGEASSPQWAPPEHRRERAAAGLGEGEDAPVRPLCKPRGICSRAYFLVLMVFVHLYLGNVLALLLFVHYSNGDESTDPGPQRRAQGPGPAPTLGPLTRLEGIKVGHERKVQLVTDGDHFIRTLSLKPLLFEIPGFLTDEECRLIIQLAQLKGLQRSQILPTEEYEEAMSTMQVSQLDLFRLLDQNRDGRLQLREVLAQTRLGNGRWMTPENIQEMYAAIKADPDGDGVLSLQEFSNMDLRDFHKYMRSHKAESSELVRNSHHTWLYQGEGAHHVMRAIRQRVLRLTRLSPEIVELSEPLQVVRYGEGGHYHAHVDSGPVYPETICSHTKLVANESVPFETSCRYMTVLFYLNNVTGGGETVFPVADNRTYDEMSLIQDDVDLRDTRRHCDKGNLRVKPRQGTAVFWYNYLPDGQGWVGDVDDYSLHGGCLVTRGTKWIANNWINVDPSRARQALFQQEMARLAREGGADSQAEWALDRAYRDARVEL; this is translated from the exons atggcggcggcggcgacagGCCAGCGGCCTGAGACCGCCGCGGCCGGTGAGGCCTCGAGTCCGCAGTGGGCGCCGCCAGAGCACCGCCGGGAGCGGGCAGCGGCCGGGCTGGGCGAGGGCGAGGACGCACCGGTGCGGCCGCTGTGCAAGCCCCGCGGCATCTGCTCGCGCGCCTACTTCCTGGTGCTGATGGTGTTCGTGCACCTGTACCTGGGCAACGTGCTGGCGCTGCTGCTCTTCGTGCACTACAGCAATGGCGACGAAAGCACCGACCCCGGGCCCCAGCGCCGCGCCCAGGGCCCCGGGCCCGCGCCAACCTTAGGCCCCCTCACCCGGCTCGAGGGCATCAAG GTGGGGCATGAGCGTAAGGTCCAGCTGGTCACCGACGGGGATCACTTCATCCGAACACTCAGCCTCAAGCCGCTGCTCTTCG AAATCCCTGGCTTCCTGACTGACGAGGAGTGTCGCCTCATCATCCAGCTGGCACAGCTGAAGGGCTTACAGCGCAGCCAGATCCTGCCCACCGAGGAGTACGAAGAGGCAATGAGTACGATGCAGGTCAGCCAGCTGGACCTCTTCCGGCTGCTGGACCAGAACCGTGATGGCCGCCTGCAGCTCCGTGAG GTCCTGGCCCAGACTCGCTTGGGAAATGGACGGTGGATGACTCCAGAGAACATTCAGGAGATGTATGCTGCCATCAAGGCTGACCCCGATGGTGACG GAGTGCTGAGTCTGCAGGAGTTCTCCAACATGGACCTTCGGGACTTCCACAAGTACATGAGGAGCCACAAGGCGGAGTCCAGTGAGCTGGTACGGaacagccaccacacctggctctacCAGGGTGAAGGTGCCCACCATGTCATGCGTGCCATCCGCCAGAG GGTGCTGCGCCTCACTCGCCTGTCGCCTGAGATCGTGGAGCTCAGTGAGCCGCTGCAGGTTGTACGATACGGCGAGGGAGGCCACTACCATGCCCATGTGGATAGCGGGCCTGTGTACCCGGAGACCATCTGCTCCCATACCAAACTGGTAGCCAATGAATCTGTGCCCTTCGAGACCTCCTGCCG CTACATGACAGTGCTGTTTTATTTGAACAACGTCACCGGTGGGGGCGAGACTGTCTTCCCTGTAGCAGACAACAGAACCTACGATGAAATG AGTCTGATTCAGGATGATGTTGACCTCCGTGACACTCGAAGGCACTGTGACAAGGGAAACCTGCGTGTCAAGCCCCGGCAGGGCACAGCAGTCTTCTGGTACAACTACCTGCCTGATGGGCAAG GTTGGGTGGGCGATGTGGACGACTACTCCCTACACGGGGGCTGCCTGGTCACACGCGGCACCAAATGGATCGCCAACAACTGGATTAACGTGGACCCCAGCCGGGCGCGGCAAGCGCTGTTCCAGCAGGAGATGGCGCGCCTGGCCCGCGAAGGTGGCGCCGACTCACAGGCCGAGTGGGCTCTGGACCGAGCCTACCGCGATGCGCGCGTGGAGCTCTGA